A segment of the Aromatoleum aromaticum EbN1 genome:
GCCGCGGCTCTACAAACAGGCGCGCCCGGGCGCGGACTACGCGTATTCGCTTCGGCTGCTGAAGGAATTCAAGGCGCGCCATCCCGACGTGCCGACGAAGTCCGGCCTGATGGTCGGCCTCGGCGAGACCGACGACGAGATCCTCGACGTGCTGCGCGACCTGCGCGCGCACGACGTCGAGATGCTGACGATCGGCCAGTATCTGCAACCGTCGACCGGACACCTGCCGGTGCTGCGCTATGTGCATCCGGACACGTTCAAGATGTTCGAGACCGAGGCGCTCGCGATGGGCTTCAAGAACGCGGCCTGCGGCCCGATGGTGCGCTCGAGCTACTGGGCCGACCAGCAGGCGTACGGCGCGGGCGTCGTCTGAGCTGCCGGGCGGGGCGCTAGCGCCACGCGGTCGCCCTCATGCGGCCCGCCGTTCGCGCCGTGTCGTTCCAGCATGAGACCGGACGGTGGGCGCGCTCAGCGGAACAACCGCTCGGTCCGTTCGTGCCGCTCCTGCTCCTCGAGGCTCAGCGTCGCGGTCGGCCGCGCGAGCAGGCGGCCGACGCCGATCGGTTCGCCGGTCGCTTCGCAATAACCGTAAGTGCCGTCCTCAATACGTCGCAGCGCAGCTTCGACCTTGTGCAGCAGCTTCAATTCGCGGTCACGGATGCGTTGCTCCAGCACCTGCTCTTCTTCCTGCGTCGCGCGGTCAGCCTCGTCGGGAGTGGCGATCGTTTCGCGCAGATGGGTGCGGGTTTCCTCGCTGTTCTCGCGCAGTTCCGCCTGCAGCGCGAGCAGCCGCTCGCGGAAGAACTCGAGCTGCGCATCGTTCATGTAGTCGTCGGCCGACATACGGAGCAGTTCGGCCTCCGACAGGGGGCGTTTTCGGGGTGATGAATTATTCATAATGAGCTCTCCGTGTTACTTCCATACCGGCCGGCAGGATTCGCAGGACGGCACTGCAAGGTTGCAAAATCGCTTCGATTCCCGGCATCGCGATTGCCAGAGCGGCGAATATTCCGATCAAACGGGAATCCCGTCGTTGGAGATCATCACGCGGTCCATTCTGAAAGCTTTCGCCTCCCTTGTCATCTCCGGGGCCAGGGCCAGAGTCGGGGGCGCCGGGCTGATCGGCTAGAATGCCGGCATGCCGCCTGCCGGCGGCATCCTTTTCCCGCAGTCCTTCCGGCTCGACGCCCATGTCCGCTCATCTGAACGCTCCGCAGCGCGACGCGATCCATTACCTCGACGGGCCGAGCCTCGTGCTC
Coding sequences within it:
- the dksA gene encoding RNA polymerase-binding protein DksA, which encodes MNNSSPRKRPLSEAELLRMSADDYMNDAQLEFFRERLLALQAELRENSEETRTHLRETIATPDEADRATQEEEQVLEQRIRDRELKLLHKVEAALRRIEDGTYGYCEATGEPIGVGRLLARPTATLSLEEQERHERTERLFR